A single genomic interval of Polyangium spumosum harbors:
- the fabG gene encoding 3-oxoacyl-ACP reductase FabG, whose protein sequence is MNIRFDDSTVIVTGASRGLGRSIAAAFGAEGAFVFVGYKSREDEAKETLRAIEEAGGRGALLAMDVASAASMNAAVERVLEARGGIDVLVNNAGVAADELFPLMAEESWDEVIRVNAGGVFHGCRAVVRPMMAKRRGVIVNVASVAGQHASPGQANYAASKGAILAFTRTLAAELAPRGIRVNAVVPGLLGTGMAKRLDKRIAEKTRARIPLGRFGTGDEVARAVLFLASEEASYVIGQALVVDGGLTL, encoded by the coding sequence ATGAATATCCGATTCGACGACAGCACGGTGATCGTGACCGGCGCCTCCCGGGGCCTCGGCCGGAGCATCGCGGCGGCGTTCGGGGCCGAAGGGGCGTTCGTCTTCGTGGGATACAAGTCGCGCGAGGACGAGGCGAAGGAGACGCTGCGCGCGATCGAAGAAGCGGGCGGGCGTGGCGCGCTCCTCGCGATGGACGTGGCGAGCGCGGCGTCGATGAACGCGGCCGTGGAGCGTGTGCTCGAAGCGCGGGGCGGGATCGACGTGCTCGTGAACAATGCCGGCGTCGCGGCGGACGAGCTCTTCCCCTTGATGGCCGAGGAGAGCTGGGACGAGGTGATCCGCGTCAATGCGGGCGGCGTCTTTCACGGCTGCCGCGCCGTCGTGCGGCCGATGATGGCGAAGCGGCGGGGCGTGATCGTCAACGTCGCCTCGGTCGCGGGCCAGCACGCGAGCCCCGGGCAGGCGAACTATGCGGCCTCGAAGGGCGCGATCCTCGCGTTCACCCGCACGCTCGCGGCCGAGCTCGCCCCGCGGGGGATTCGCGTCAATGCGGTGGTGCCGGGGCTGCTCGGCACGGGAATGGCGAAGCGCCTGGACAAACGTATCGCGGAGAAGACGCGCGCCCGGATCCCGCTCGGGCGTTTCGGGACCGGCGACGAGGTGGCGCGGGCGGTGTTGTTCCTGGCTTCGGAAGAGGCTTCGTACGTGATCGGCCAGGCGCTCGTGGTGGATGGGGGGCTGACGTTGTGA
- a CDS encoding PD40 domain-containing protein, translating to MKALGLLLALAITAGCAPSVVWLGHSPDRRHHLEVLESAGKQRVRVDGVDGVEYLGIGIESIVWSADGRRLAYPARREKGWSLVVDGQAGPVFEGLGEVALSPDGGHVAYAAARGGAWFVVLDGEPGPAFDAILEGTLLFGHGGRFAYVARQNASVRAVVDGAAGPLYDGIGALRFSEDGAAVAHVGRRGEEAFFWMNGRESPPAEAIAYHALAPRGGRFAYVAKREGKWRVTVDGAESAPYARISEVSFSEDGAHVVYAGGRPDGEVIVLDDEEGPPYDEIAPGSLVFGDAGQKLSYAARRGRGWHVVVNGEEGPAYDAVDRPVLARRGSTFGYVAASRGARFVVLDGREQRPFAWAGDLVLSADGRYHAYLADDGERMHVVHDGVPTPFDSVIAGTLVHAEEGPSWACLVVDRAARRLFIVIDGAKKRALDGEELAAAMTQPRLETRALRARDAELLRRWVAAELGITRRPKAHAR from the coding sequence ATGAAGGCGCTCGGCCTCCTGCTCGCGCTCGCGATCACGGCGGGATGCGCGCCCTCCGTGGTTTGGCTGGGCCATAGCCCCGATCGAAGGCATCACCTCGAGGTGCTCGAGAGCGCCGGCAAGCAGCGCGTCCGCGTCGACGGCGTGGACGGCGTGGAATACCTGGGCATCGGGATCGAATCCATCGTGTGGAGCGCGGACGGCCGCCGCCTCGCCTACCCCGCGCGCCGCGAAAAAGGCTGGTCGCTCGTCGTGGATGGGCAGGCGGGCCCGGTCTTCGAGGGATTGGGCGAGGTCGCGCTGAGCCCGGACGGAGGGCACGTGGCGTATGCGGCAGCGCGCGGCGGCGCGTGGTTTGTCGTGCTCGACGGGGAGCCGGGCCCTGCCTTCGACGCCATTCTGGAGGGCACGCTCCTCTTCGGCCACGGCGGCCGTTTCGCGTATGTGGCCCGGCAAAATGCCTCCGTGCGCGCGGTCGTCGACGGCGCGGCCGGGCCGCTCTACGACGGCATCGGCGCCTTGCGGTTCAGCGAGGACGGGGCCGCGGTGGCGCACGTCGGGCGGCGCGGAGAGGAGGCGTTTTTCTGGATGAACGGCCGCGAATCTCCACCGGCGGAGGCGATCGCGTATCATGCGCTCGCGCCGCGCGGTGGTCGATTCGCCTACGTGGCGAAGCGCGAGGGGAAGTGGCGCGTCACGGTCGACGGCGCCGAATCCGCGCCTTATGCTCGTATCTCGGAGGTCTCGTTCAGCGAAGACGGCGCGCATGTCGTTTATGCCGGAGGTCGCCCGGACGGGGAGGTGATCGTCCTCGACGACGAGGAGGGCCCGCCGTACGACGAGATCGCGCCCGGGAGCCTGGTCTTCGGCGACGCTGGCCAAAAACTCTCGTATGCAGCGCGGCGCGGGCGTGGATGGCACGTCGTCGTGAATGGCGAGGAGGGACCGGCCTACGACGCCGTGGATCGCCCGGTCCTCGCGCGACGCGGATCGACGTTCGGTTACGTCGCCGCGAGCCGCGGGGCGCGCTTCGTGGTGCTCGACGGTCGCGAGCAGAGGCCCTTTGCCTGGGCGGGGGACCTGGTCCTGAGCGCCGACGGGCGATACCACGCCTACCTCGCCGACGACGGCGAGCGAATGCATGTCGTGCACGATGGCGTGCCGACGCCGTTCGACAGCGTGATCGCAGGGACGCTCGTCCACGCGGAGGAAGGGCCGAGCTGGGCGTGCCTCGTGGTCGATCGGGCCGCGCGAAGGCTGTTCATCGTGATCGACGGCGCGAAAAAGAGGGCGCTCGACGGGGAGGAGCTGGCCGCGGCGATGACGCAGCCGCGGCTCGAAACGCGGGCCCTGCGGGCGAGGGACGCGGAGCTCTTGCGGCGATGGGTGGCGGCGGAGCTCGGGATCACGCGCCGGCCCAAGGCCCATGCGCGCTGA
- a CDS encoding aminomethyltransferase family protein, which translates to MSMDDEIRALRTSVALAAGDHVTCLRIEGEGAYEALDAVVACDLFLQDGQMRPSLLLDEQARPFADIHVARDDEAFYLLAEGPSPGELVEYFDKHFPPGIDAKATCCDGALLSVHGPYAWELCTAVLGPDVGSLPYLAFYRTDEAVCFRSGKTGEYGYDLLISPGELAAVREALLTEGRAFDLALAGLPALDQCALENGIFNVRREGRAGLSPLELGLQWRVSNRKEYVGSAALRARREAGAKARVVWAVAGAAVAEGDDVFLDEQRIGAVLATGFSVIRGEWVALLLLDRSYAFPGIDRFEASHAGERRPLRTVSAPLINNRSLYVSPQRHSYRERDESKMPPFVLSP; encoded by the coding sequence CGCGCTCGCCGCGGGAGATCACGTCACGTGCCTGCGCATCGAGGGCGAAGGCGCGTACGAGGCGCTCGACGCCGTCGTCGCCTGCGACCTCTTCTTGCAGGACGGGCAGATGCGCCCGAGCCTCCTGCTCGACGAGCAGGCCCGCCCCTTCGCGGACATCCACGTGGCGCGTGACGACGAGGCGTTTTACTTGCTCGCCGAGGGCCCGTCGCCCGGCGAGCTCGTCGAATACTTCGACAAACACTTTCCCCCGGGGATCGACGCGAAGGCCACATGTTGCGACGGGGCGCTCCTGTCCGTGCACGGCCCTTATGCCTGGGAGCTCTGCACGGCGGTGCTCGGACCCGACGTCGGCAGCCTCCCCTACCTCGCGTTTTACCGGACAGACGAGGCTGTGTGTTTTCGTTCGGGAAAGACCGGCGAGTATGGTTATGATCTCCTGATCTCCCCGGGCGAGCTCGCCGCCGTCCGCGAGGCGCTGCTCACCGAGGGTCGGGCCTTCGACCTCGCCCTCGCGGGTTTGCCCGCGCTGGATCAGTGTGCCCTCGAGAATGGCATCTTCAACGTCCGCCGCGAGGGCCGGGCCGGCCTCTCGCCGCTGGAGCTCGGCCTGCAATGGCGCGTCTCGAACCGCAAGGAATACGTGGGCTCCGCCGCGCTGCGGGCCCGGCGCGAGGCGGGGGCGAAGGCGCGGGTCGTCTGGGCCGTCGCAGGCGCGGCCGTGGCCGAGGGAGACGACGTTTTTCTGGACGAACAGCGGATCGGAGCCGTGCTCGCAACCGGATTCTCCGTCATCCGCGGTGAATGGGTCGCGCTCCTGCTCCTCGATCGATCGTATGCGTTCCCGGGTATCGATCGTTTCGAGGCCTCCCACGCGGGCGAGCGCCGCCCCCTCCGCACCGTCTCGGCGCCGCTCATCAACAACCGCAGCCTGTACGTGAGCCCGCAGCGGCACAGCTACCGGGAGCGGGACGAATCGAAGATGCCGCCGTTCGTGCTTTCGCCATGA
- a CDS encoding acyltransferase domain-containing protein gives MAFLFPGQGAKGLFEAASFVANEPRGKEMLDRAAEATDIAPSELLAKGGRALERTEVQQPALTAIALFVHVELLAAGIPPDFVAGHSLGELPAWAATGAITPEDAIMIAALRGRLMAREAARHPGMMLALSCAELSPVLLRGTLQRAIARCGSKVTIAATNTPDELVVSGDEETIGKLVKTLEDAQGGFNDNKPFHFRRLPVAGPWHSESMKDAVPELEAALTRARRGAMRVPLVLNATGKLAEEEGSVPRLLAGQLVSAVRWTDVMTTLKDRGVTDYVTIAPGAVLRSLVRTNLGPDVRIHATENTADIRRTADALRRSLS, from the coding sequence GTGGCCTTTCTGTTTCCTGGGCAGGGCGCCAAGGGCCTCTTCGAAGCCGCGTCGTTCGTGGCGAACGAGCCGCGGGGCAAGGAGATGCTCGATCGGGCGGCGGAGGCGACAGACATCGCGCCGAGCGAGCTCCTGGCGAAGGGCGGGCGCGCCCTCGAACGAACGGAGGTCCAGCAGCCGGCGCTCACGGCGATCGCGCTCTTCGTGCACGTGGAGCTCCTCGCTGCGGGAATCCCGCCCGATTTCGTGGCAGGTCATTCCCTCGGAGAGCTCCCGGCCTGGGCCGCGACGGGCGCCATCACGCCCGAGGATGCGATCATGATTGCGGCGCTCCGTGGACGGTTGATGGCGCGGGAAGCGGCGCGGCACCCGGGTATGATGTTGGCGTTATCCTGCGCCGAGCTCTCGCCCGTCCTTCTGAGAGGTACACTCCAGCGCGCGATCGCACGTTGCGGATCCAAGGTCACGATCGCGGCAACGAATACACCTGATGAACTGGTGGTGAGTGGTGATGAAGAAACCATCGGCAAATTGGTGAAGACGTTGGAGGACGCCCAAGGTGGTTTCAACGACAATAAGCCATTCCACTTCCGACGTTTGCCGGTCGCCGGCCCCTGGCACAGCGAATCGATGAAGGACGCGGTCCCCGAGCTCGAAGCGGCGCTCACGCGCGCGCGGCGCGGGGCCATGCGGGTCCCTTTGGTGCTCAATGCGACCGGAAAACTCGCCGAGGAGGAGGGGAGCGTCCCGCGCCTCCTCGCCGGCCAGCTCGTCAGTGCCGTTCGATGGACCGACGTCATGACCACGCTGAAAGACCGCGGCGTCACGGATTACGTGACCATCGCCCCGGGCGCGGTGTTGCGGTCGCTCGTCCGGACGAACCTCGGCCCCGACGTTCGGATCCACGCGACCGAAAACACGGCCGACATCCGGCGCACGGCGGACGCGCTGCGGAGGAGCCTCTCATGA
- a CDS encoding 3-hydroxyacyl-ACP dehydratase FabZ family protein, whose product MKPSSRLSLGADVINLLIPHRRPFSMVDVIESYERTPRPTLRAARHVSANEPVFEGHFPGLHLWPGVYTIEGLGQSSNLLGIIAAYQDAWEKKGRDPNEVLEALQNLALGYRMQPGYKPEMSAALIESLKTHSHSHVGMSASVDVKLLQPVFAGQRLEYLVSQSHLMEDLARYEVEARVEGRTVAKGVMTSTRSIPPLPAPIFG is encoded by the coding sequence ATGAAACCGAGCTCGCGTTTGTCCCTCGGCGCGGACGTGATAAACCTCCTGATCCCGCATCGCCGCCCTTTCTCGATGGTCGACGTCATCGAATCGTACGAGCGCACCCCGCGGCCGACGTTGCGGGCCGCGCGCCACGTCTCGGCGAACGAGCCCGTCTTCGAGGGCCACTTCCCGGGCCTCCACCTCTGGCCGGGCGTGTACACGATCGAGGGGCTCGGCCAGAGCAGTAACCTCCTCGGCATCATCGCCGCCTACCAGGACGCCTGGGAGAAAAAGGGCCGCGACCCGAACGAGGTGCTCGAGGCCCTGCAGAACCTGGCCCTCGGATATCGCATGCAACCCGGGTACAAGCCCGAGATGTCGGCGGCGCTCATCGAATCGCTCAAGACCCATTCCCATTCGCACGTCGGGATGAGCGCCTCGGTGGACGTGAAGCTGCTCCAGCCGGTGTTCGCCGGTCAGCGGCTCGAATACCTCGTCTCGCAGTCGCACCTGATGGAAGACCTCGCCCGTTACGAGGTCGAGGCCCGCGTGGAGGGGCGCACGGTGGCGAAGGGCGTGATGACCAGCACCCGGAGCATCCCGCCGCTGCCCGCGCCGATCTTCGGATGA